The Daphnia carinata strain CSIRO-1 chromosome 1, CSIRO_AGI_Dcar_HiC_V3, whole genome shotgun sequence sequence aatTCAAGATGTTCCGAACTAAATCTTCATCGGACGTGATCGATGTTGGAGGTCCGTCGTCTTCGACTACCGAGAATAGTCCATCAGGAGGAAGGAACCATCCCAGCGGTGAACTTCTGCTTCAATGGATTGACCATTACGAGGAAGCTGTCACCAATCATTACTCTCCCGAGTTAAGAGCTCGCGTGTCAGCCGTCCGACCTAATGGGTTGGGTGGCGAATTGCTTTCTCCGCCTTCTGCCACACCTGCTTACCGGCTTGCCAGTAAAGCTGGAGGATACAAAGTAGTGTaattttatttcgattttgtGTAGTGTAAGGCTTTGCTttgttcataatttttttaattattattattcctatttgcatacatattttttaaattattttatgtattaaaaaaaaattcttgtgtAGACGTTAGTCGCTGCAATCCCGATTCGCTGCGGGTCGCCTGTAATCGAATGTCGTGGAAAATATATGCTGGCCAGCCAACTGAGGCCGTACAAATCGGGGGATGGCCCTGGACTTAGTGGAAACGGCGCGTCAGCTCTCCGTCCGACGCCTCATATCATCTTCCACCACCTTTTAGCCAGTAGCACTGACAACACCACACCTGCTGTAGAGATGTGTGTTGACGGGCGCAGTTATGGCAATGAGGCTCGGTTTGTCTGGCAATCCTGTCAACCTAATGCCGAGGTAAGTTGTCTAAATATTATTacgcaaaataaaatgaaacgtAGGCTTCTATAAACttatgaatttttctttgttttgcagCTAAAGCACAAGGTTGAAAAAGGTTctgtccatttgtttttggtaGCCAAAACTGATATCCTTGAAAGCGAGGAGATCACTGTAGTGCACGATGTAAAAAATCCACTGCCTTGTCCGTACGAAGGTTGTCCACACATGAGGAACAAAGACAGTGGAGCTCGAACTGGATTAAGCCAAGCTACCAACCCATTATCAGTTCTCTCTCCAGTGGAAGCCGACCGTAAGCGCCGAAGGAGAAGAACAGATTCAACAGCAAATGATCCTTCTTCCAGTGTCGCAATTGGTGCGGTGAATGTGACTCCGGAATCGTCGATTGCAACACCGGTAGCTTCTGTTCCCAATGCCCAGGTGTCGGTACCAGCAACTCCACCTATGCCGTGCGCCCTTCCACCAACGCCCGTCAAGCGCCATCAGCGTACCCCTTCCAAGGTTTCATCTGTCGTAACAGAGGGAGAAGATTCTCAAGATGACAGCGTAAACCTTCAAGACGAAACGGACGGACAAGGCTCAGTAGACAACGAAACAACATCGAACAAGAAGCCATTGGTAAGAATGactttgacatttttttgttctctcgtgtgttatttttttaaccgTGCTGTATTTTGGTACGATTACAGTCGCGCGAGGAAAGGAAGATGGAAGCCATTATGAAAGCCTttgaaagaatggaaaaggCCCAACAAAGACGCCAAGAATCGATAGCCAAAACAACGCATCGCAAAGATCCTAGGGATGACAAAGATGACAGGTGATGAAGTAGATTCTCCACCTCCTCCTCATGGATCGGGAAGCACTGGCGCAAATGAGAAACGTTCAGTGGTGGTACAGGAAGCCAGAAATAAAACTTTCCGTAGAGGGTTAGTTCTTGTTATTTcctaaatttatttttaactcgTGGCATTAACGTATTTAATCATTGTTTACAGACTATGCAGGAAGCGAGGTGGTCGTATGCGAAGGTCCAGTAGTGGGACGAGTGTCAGCGAAAGTTCACGTGTACGCATGCGAGCATTATCCGGTGAGGTTCATTCAGGGCATTCGGCTACTGAAGAAGAATCTGAACATGGTGGTAGCAGCAGCAGTCCCGGCCAACCTAATCCGGGGACACCTAGCGATGACCCTTCTACTATGGCTTTTAAATGTCCCAAAACCAAAAAGGTTTGTCGATAAAACCCATCGTTTGGATCGTTCACGTCATTCTGTCAACGTTGCATTTCACAGGTGGTTTTCAATAATTGGAGTGGTGATGGAAGCGAGGTGAACGGGAATAAAGGAGATTCCAATGATCTGCTGGGCGGTTCAAattctctctccctttctgTGCCAGTATGTTATATGAGGAACCCCAACCCGCGAAGTCCAACCCGGCCATTGCGGACAGCCCACCTGCGGTATGGCGCGACGACAACCCAACAATCTGCATCAGACTCGAAATCTTCCTACAacatgattttgaatggttgCAGGCCTTCCACCCTGGCTTCATTGAAATCTTCGGCGGGTTCGGCTTCTCCCGATCCACACGGAGAAGGAGGGCACTCCAACGATGAAAATTCCTGGATAGCGCCTTTACCTGGTAGTGGTGGGCCCGGCGGTTCGGCCAAAAAGCGCTGGTTGAGGCAGGCCATCAGTGAAGAAACAGAAACCGAATCGCCAACGAGTGGCGGTTGTTTAGGTGTTGGTGGCTTCGGATCAGGTGGTACAGTGCCAGCCAATGAAGTGTTGGATCACGTTACTCCTCTCAAAAAGAGACGCTTAGCTAGGGCATCTCTGTCATCTGAGACATCGTTCACGCCACCATCGACACCTACACCATCCAACGTTGGTGTCACCGGATCGAATGAAAATGTTTCCAACGAATCGGGATTGCAGCCGTTGATGGAAAAGGAAGAATCTAACGCGGAATCCCTTTCAGCTGAAAATAGTCGAGGAACTCCACCAGAGTTTGACGATGGATTGAGTGAAGGGCATCAGGCTCAACAGCAACAATCTGTTGGCCATTCAAACGAAGCTTCTGATCCACCCACTCCGCCGCCACCGCCTACGGTAGAAATGGCGAAAGCCATCGTTAGTTTGAGTTCGCCAACGAACGGTTACGTTAGCGAATCTTCTCAGCAAATGTGGGCGTCGCAATCTGAGGAACATGTACAAGTACAGCCAGAGGCAAATGTCGTTGCTTTCGCGTCGGTAGATGAGCACGTAAGTGCTGCAGCTGCCCTCACACAGTTTCATGAAGGTGGCCTTTTTATTTCATCGTCTCGACCAACGTGGGAGTTTAGGGCTCCAGACGCCCAATTCATGCGGGGTCGGAATCCTAGTGACGTGCCAGATGCTGTAACTACGGATGTGGTTCAAGAAGTTATCCGTGAAGAAAAGCCTAAACCCGTGAAAAGAAAGGTTTGAGCATTCAAACACGACGTTGGAATGTATATCAATTTTTTCactctcgtttttattttcttgcagCTTTCCATTCTGGAATACCGCCAACGCAAGCAAATTGCCTTCAGTGACGGCAGCGATGGACCGACGAAAGAAGAGCCAAACCAGAATGAAACATTGGCGCTCAAGGCACAGCGAGACTCGGTAGCTGACGAGAATTCCGATTCGGATCCAGCTACTACAACGAGGACCAAGGATCCGCCAATCCTCGGGCTTTCGGCGGATGATTCTCACTCCAAGTCCGAGAGCACCGCAGATGATTCCAACACCAGTTCGTCTTTTGAAGGGGACGAAGAAGCACCCACATCTTTGTaaaataaagaggaaaaagaataatgggGAAAGAAGTAATAAAAAGATGGAACTGCGATGGAGATACAACAACTACACAAGCCACAAGTAAGGGgaaaattgattttccctACCCTGAGATAATTGCTAATGCGTTTGTTGGTTGATtaacccctttttttctaacatttacccagattttttttttattattatttttattactatcattattattattatgaattCAGCGCAC is a genomic window containing:
- the LOC130692145 gene encoding LOW QUALITY PROTEIN: inactive histone-lysine N-methyltransferase 2E-like (The sequence of the model RefSeq protein was modified relative to this genomic sequence to represent the inferred CDS: inserted 2 bases in 1 codon), which codes for MDVNELSVRGDVDCRKPRLVHTSETSTHNGHVSTINLSYQIVLQDHNYGAPLPSHNNDPSYAVQCKQEASDSHTSSVAPVSHSQRGGLKTLNPRSPAISPQTGRANKPNGVNSTLTKRQRTTSGNSNGVGSNSNVTSPIPVGSRRPGMHETPKSHSNLPTPPLVPKGSPGFPPYVGDLNSHLYASISSEKTPIKDEPRGPVITNGSSGLSSYFGGWYRGSGGNNAERVRSRSDMRDSFNDEDSNDGSLGNSPRMATETDHEGEETETANECEDEEDEQDDVDLGLLGGGRDLTNVDESVTRCICKFGHDDGYMICCDRCSVWQHVDCMNLDRNNIPDEFLCELCQPRRVDRARARAIQYRKRQEFRLSTPPPSSSLDRALVTRRERSKDRTKNDDYIDVEKTSKKFQKNSTINNTGSKYTRGGAKGGSATADRNEKFQRAGKRVGQPKWRRKGNEKQEESVPRKRKMFRTKSSSDVIDVGGPSSSTTENSPSGGRNHPSGELLLQWIDHYEEAVTNHYSPELRARVSAVRPNGLGGELLSPPSATPAYRLASKAGGYKTLVAAIPIRCGSPVIECRGKYMLASQLRPYKSGDGPGLSGNGASALRPTPHIIFHHLLASSTDNTTPAVEMCVDGRSYGNEARFVWQSCQPNAELKHKVEKGSVHLFLVAKTDILESEEITVVHDVKNPLPCPYEGCPHMRNKDSGARTGLSQATNPLSVLSPVEADRKRRRRRTDSTANDPSSSVAIGAVNVTPESSIATPVASVPNAQVSVPATPPMPCALPPTPVKRHQRTPSKVSSVVTEGEDSQDDSVNLQDETDGQGSVDNETTSNKKPLSREERKMEAIMKAFERMEKAQQRRQESIAKTTHRKDPRDDKDDXGDEVDSPPPPHGSGSTGANEKRSVVVQEARNKTFRRGLCRKRGGRMRRSSSGTSVSESSRVRMRALSGEVHSGHSATEEESEHGGSSSSPGQPNPGTPSDDPSTMAFKCPKTKKVVFNNWSGDGSEVNGNKGDSNDLLGGSNSLSLSVPVCYMRNPNPRSPTRPLRTAHLRYGATTTQQSASDSKSSYNMILNGCRPSTLASLKSSAGSASPDPHGEGGHSNDENSWIAPLPGSGGPGGSAKKRWLRQAISEETETESPTSGGCLGVGGFGSGGTVPANEVLDHVTPLKKRRLARASLSSETSFTPPSTPTPSNVGVTGSNENVSNESGLQPLMEKEESNAESLSAENSRGTPPEFDDGLSEGHQAQQQQSVGHSNEASDPPTPPPPPTVEMAKAIVSLSSPTNGYVSESSQQMWASQSEEHVQVQPEANVVAFASVDEHVSAAAALTQFHEGGLFISSSRPTWEFRAPDAQFMRGRNPSDVPDAVTTDVVQEVIREEKPKPVKRKLSILEYRQRKQIAFSDGSDGPTKEEPNQNETLALKAQRDSVADENSDSDPATTTRTKDPPILGLSADDSHSKSESTADDSNTSSSFEGDEEAPTSL